The following proteins come from a genomic window of Flavobacterium crocinum:
- a CDS encoding DUF4843 domain-containing protein: MKPDSLEYNYAFKSLNSVDSIMFSVRLTGFSSTQDRTFRLKPIGGDTTAIVEGVHYKLKDYVLKANTYQDVFPVYIYRSSDFKNKSAKIVFGLKENENFKKGITERSDLKIVFRDKFSKPAHWDVDPLPYYRLSTFFGVYSDVKFQFITTIIGEAPVFKVRYTGTPVSPNEISYTRAQYYQNRCKSELIRYNQEHSQPLRDENNVLVVFP; the protein is encoded by the coding sequence ATGAAACCAGATAGTTTGGAGTACAACTATGCTTTTAAATCACTAAACAGCGTCGACAGTATAATGTTTTCTGTTAGACTAACTGGATTCTCTAGTACTCAAGACAGAACTTTCAGGTTAAAGCCAATAGGTGGAGATACCACTGCAATTGTAGAAGGAGTGCATTATAAGTTAAAAGACTATGTACTGAAAGCAAATACCTATCAGGATGTCTTTCCTGTTTATATCTATCGCTCTTCTGATTTTAAAAATAAGTCTGCTAAGATTGTTTTTGGCCTTAAAGAAAATGAAAACTTTAAAAAGGGAATTACGGAACGTTCTGATTTAAAAATTGTTTTCAGGGACAAATTTAGTAAACCGGCTCATTGGGATGTAGACCCGCTTCCTTATTACAGGTTATCTACCTTTTTTGGCGTTTACTCTGATGTGAAATTTCAATTTATTACAACAATAATCGGTGAAGCTCCTGTATTCAAAGTTCGTTATACAGGCACGCCTGTTTCTCCTAATGAAATTAGTTATACACGTGCCCAGTATTACCAAAATCGCTGCAAAAGCGAATTAATAAGGTACAATCAAGAGCACAGTCAGCCTTTGAGAGATGAAAATAATGTATTAGTTGTTTTTCCATAA